One Thauera sp. K11 DNA window includes the following coding sequences:
- a CDS encoding polysaccharide deacetylase family protein yields MIPTTRIPVLMYHRIGDAHNDWERKYCVSPSRFAEHMDLLRARGWHAVTLRQFLDWLDGSVELPAQSFLLTFDDGFLGVHEHAAPVLQSLGWPATVFLVSTLVGKRDTWCEAHNPSGATYPLMDAHHLRELQSCGFRFESHTRSHPDLPTLDDDALGAELAGSRAELQDLLGSPIEYLAYPFGRHDERVVQAARNVGYLAAFSTRPGFNRDGMDRFRLRRLDVFGTDTAAALSRKIRLGSNDGSVAKSLKYSANRLLARMGLTAS; encoded by the coding sequence ATGATCCCGACCACCCGTATTCCCGTACTGATGTACCACCGCATAGGCGACGCCCACAATGACTGGGAACGCAAGTATTGCGTCAGTCCGTCCCGCTTCGCGGAACACATGGACCTGCTCCGCGCCAGGGGCTGGCATGCCGTCACCCTTCGGCAGTTCCTGGACTGGCTGGATGGTTCCGTCGAACTGCCGGCGCAATCCTTCCTGCTCACCTTCGACGACGGTTTCCTCGGCGTGCACGAACATGCGGCACCGGTGCTGCAATCGCTCGGCTGGCCTGCGACGGTCTTCCTCGTGAGCACGCTCGTCGGCAAGCGCGACACATGGTGCGAAGCGCACAATCCCAGCGGCGCGACCTACCCCCTGATGGACGCCCACCATCTGCGGGAGCTTCAATCGTGCGGCTTCCGCTTCGAGTCGCACACCCGGAGCCACCCCGATCTGCCGACCCTGGACGACGACGCCCTCGGAGCCGAACTCGCGGGCTCGCGTGCGGAGTTGCAGGATCTGCTGGGCTCGCCGATCGAATATCTCGCCTATCCCTTCGGCCGGCACGACGAGCGTGTGGTGCAGGCCGCCCGGAACGTCGGATACCTCGCCGCCTTTTCCACCCGGCCGGGCTTCAACCGGGACGGGATGGACCGTTTCCGGCTGCGCCGGCTCGACGTATTCGGGACCGATACCGCCGCCGCGCTGTCGCGCAAGATCCGCCTGGGCAGCAACGACGGCAGCGTGGCGAAAAGCCTGAAGTATTCGGCCAACCGGCTTCTCGCCCGGATGGGACTAACCGCAAGCTGA
- a CDS encoding glycosyltransferase family 2 protein produces the protein MTETKPFISVALCTHNHLDRLVRTLADLASLHAPVRPWEFLVIDNGCTDGTSEMLATRDWALQGAQIRVVREDRLGLSNARNRALREARGEYLVFMDDDETPEPGWLQALEDAMIAHAPDALGGRIAVMFEDGARPPWLQDELLGFLGKLDHGEACWLTSEETPIFGGNFAFRREVFERIGDFDARLGRMGAINTGGEDTEIHRRLLAHGCRVRWVPAAVINHRIQTPKLQRHYFLDLHFRQGRWQGARKRGGGSRMPPKYLAPQMLRAFGRAIAKRLSEGADHSLRLEMNAAYFTGYVFGWVRDVA, from the coding sequence ATGACCGAGACCAAACCGTTCATTTCGGTTGCACTGTGCACGCACAACCATCTGGACCGCCTGGTCCGGACCCTGGCGGACCTCGCATCGTTGCACGCGCCGGTCCGGCCCTGGGAATTTCTCGTCATCGACAACGGCTGCACCGATGGTACGAGCGAGATGCTGGCCACCCGCGACTGGGCGCTCCAGGGAGCGCAGATTCGCGTCGTGCGGGAAGACAGGCTCGGACTCTCCAATGCCCGCAATCGCGCGCTGCGCGAGGCACGGGGCGAATACCTCGTTTTCATGGACGACGACGAGACCCCGGAGCCCGGCTGGCTGCAGGCATTGGAGGACGCGATGATCGCCCATGCGCCCGATGCGCTCGGCGGGCGGATCGCAGTCATGTTCGAGGACGGCGCGCGCCCACCCTGGCTGCAGGATGAGCTGCTGGGCTTTCTGGGCAAGCTCGATCATGGCGAAGCATGCTGGCTGACCTCCGAGGAAACGCCGATCTTCGGCGGGAATTTCGCATTTCGCCGCGAGGTCTTCGAACGCATCGGAGATTTCGACGCCCGGCTCGGCCGCATGGGTGCGATCAACACCGGCGGCGAGGACACGGAGATCCACCGGAGGCTGCTGGCGCATGGGTGCCGGGTGCGCTGGGTGCCGGCAGCGGTCATCAACCATCGCATCCAGACTCCCAAGCTGCAGCGCCACTACTTTCTGGATCTGCATTTCCGCCAGGGCCGCTGGCAGGGCGCGCGCAAGCGCGGCGGCGGCTCGCGCATGCCGCCGAAGTACCTCGCGCCCCAGATGCTGCGCGCCTTTGGCAGGGCGATCGCCAAACGCCTGAGCGAGGGCGCCGACCATTCGCTGCGGCTCGAGATGAATGCCGCCTATTTCACCGGCTATGTGTTCGGCTGGGTGCGCGATGTGGCCTGA
- a CDS encoding glycosyltransferase, with the protein MDASIVVCTYNRSGSLGETIDAICGLDVPGGIRHEVIIVDNNSTDQTAEVVRPYLDRYGYIRYVFEEKQGLSNARNRGIAESRGATILFTDDDVLPERDWLVQTLDGMAKHGADACGGFISPIFETPPPAWLTARFHGFLAVRDARTDDYVIAKPADAPFGANMAFRRQVFDRVGPFDTSRGRKGNTLASGEDGELFDRLLRAGIKAVFLGRSRVRHKVEAYRLEKRYFRRWRYQTSRNIAFSKGIPGTRRLFNVPHYFIVQTARSAFRALIARLTRPEDEAFMQEIILWHFLGTIRGLVEARRK; encoded by the coding sequence ATGGACGCTAGCATCGTCGTATGCACCTACAATCGATCCGGCTCCCTGGGAGAAACGATCGACGCGATATGCGGCCTCGACGTTCCCGGCGGCATACGGCACGAAGTCATCATCGTGGACAACAACTCCACGGACCAGACCGCGGAGGTCGTGCGGCCGTATCTGGATCGATACGGCTATATCCGCTATGTGTTCGAGGAAAAACAGGGTTTGTCCAACGCCCGCAACCGGGGAATCGCGGAATCGCGGGGCGCGACGATCCTTTTCACCGATGACGACGTTCTGCCCGAACGCGACTGGCTCGTGCAGACGCTGGACGGAATGGCGAAACATGGTGCCGATGCCTGCGGCGGATTCATCTCGCCGATATTCGAAACGCCGCCGCCGGCCTGGTTGACGGCCCGTTTCCACGGTTTTCTTGCCGTTCGCGATGCGCGAACCGACGATTACGTCATTGCGAAACCGGCGGATGCGCCCTTCGGCGCGAACATGGCCTTCCGCAGACAGGTATTCGACCGCGTCGGCCCGTTCGACACTTCGCGTGGCAGAAAAGGAAACACCCTGGCCAGCGGCGAGGACGGCGAACTCTTCGATCGCCTCCTGCGAGCGGGCATCAAGGCCGTCTTCCTGGGAAGGTCCCGCGTCCGCCACAAGGTCGAAGCGTATCGGCTCGAAAAGCGCTACTTTCGCCGCTGGCGGTATCAGACCAGCCGCAATATCGCCTTCAGCAAAGGCATTCCGGGCACGAGAAGGCTGTTCAACGTACCGCATTATTTCATCGTGCAGACGGCCCGTTCCGCCTTTCGCGCATTGATCGCCCGCCTGACGCGCCCCGAGGACGAAGCGTTCATGCAGGAAATCATCCTGTGGCATTTTCTCGGCACGATACGCGGCCTGGTGGAAGCAAGGCGCAAATGA